One Phragmites australis chromosome 23, lpPhrAust1.1, whole genome shotgun sequence DNA window includes the following coding sequences:
- the LOC133906789 gene encoding glucan endo-1,3-beta-glucosidase 12-like, producing MARTTRKLLLFLLHIFAIIPFPFAEELPCCPAAGKQSVHDDLNPVQVTNLMTTVPSNTNNHHRAFHKPYHHNPFLEPSAHTHHSPLNQPPFFCHAGSSHISTAYASSSAPTVPVTNPDVTTPSTFPPSAPLTNPAASSPITPPAVSAGQQVWCVVKAAGSTEAALQNALDYACGMGGADCSAIQPSGSCYYPNTLQAHASFAFNSYYQRNPAPSSCNFEGTAMLVNANPSSGNCVFASSSSSSSSSSTVAYNPASTSSTTPSSSSSSSPVTSASGSDSGSPVLNASGSGSSELSEFGSDIPGAANTGNGWRSMSPSHCT from the exons ATGGCCAGGACGACGAGGAAGCTgctgctcttcctcctccacatCTTCGCCATCATCCCCTTCCCCTTCGCAGAGGAGCTTCCCTGCTGCCCCGCTGCAG GTAAACAAAGTGTCCATGATGACCTGAATCCGGTTCAGGTGACCAACCTGATGACAACAGTCCCCTCTAACACCAACAATCATCACCGTGCCTTCCACAAACCCTACCATCACAATCCCTTCCTTGAACCCTCTGCCCACACCCATCACAGCCCCCTCAACCAACCCCCCTTTTTCTGCCACGCCGGTTCCAGTCATATATCCACTGCCTACGCATCATCCTCCGCACCAACTGTGCCGGTCACCAATCCCGATGTCACCACGCCTTCGACATTCCCTCCGTCGGCACCACTGACCAACCCTGCAGCGTCAAGCCCAATCACACCTCCAGCTGTTTCTGCAGGGCAGCAAGTCTGGTGTGTGGTCAAGGCTGCCGGCTCAACCGAAGCTGCGCTCCAGAATGCGCTGGACTACGCATGCGGCATGGGAGGAGCAGATTGTTCAGCGATTCAGCCATCGGGGAGCTGCTACTATCCAAATACCCTCCAGGCCCATGCGTCTTTTGCTTTCAACAGTTATTACCAGAGGAACCCTGCACCTTCCAGCTGCAACTTTGAGGGGACAGCAATGCTCGTCAATGCTAATCCGA GCTCAGGGAACTGTGTCTttgcatcctcctcctcctcctcctcatcaag CTCTACTGTTGCGTACAATCCTGCCTCCACTTCTTCTACCactccatcctcctcctcatccagtAGTCCTGTTACTAGTGCATCTGGTTCTGATTCGGGATCACCAGTGCTGAATGCGAGCGGGTCAGGATCTTCCGAACTGTCAGAGTTTGGGTCAGACATCCCAGGAGCGGCCAACACGGGCAATGGTTGGAGGTCAATGTCGCCGTCCCACTGT acttga